TCGAGGATCGCGAGTTGTGGGAAGCCCGGCTGGATTCCGTGCGCACGGCGGAACGCCGCTATCGTTAACAACGATTGACATTCACATCGATCTGAACCACATTTGGGGGCATGGCGTATAGCAACAATCCCGCTGACATCGCCGTCACGTACCTGAAGGGGGTTGGTCCCAAGCGCGCCGAAGCGCTGGCGACGGTGGGGATCACGACAGTTGAAGACCTGCTGTACTACTTTCCGCGCAAGTATCTCGACCGGTCGACATTACTGCCGATTGCGCAATTGCAGGAGGGCATGCCGGTCACAGTGATGGGGCGGGTGGTGATGCAGGGATTGCTGCGGGCGCGCAAGAACTACTACGAGGTTGTGATTCAGGACGATTCCGGCCATCTGCCGCTGATCTGGTTCAACGGGATCAAGTTCGTCGAGAAGCGGTTCAAGCGCGACATGACACTGTCGGTGTCGGGCACGGTGACCAGTTTTCGCGGCCTGCAGTTGGTGCACCCGGAGGTGGAGATCATCTTCGATACAGAGGAAGAGGCACGGGTGCATACCGGCGGCATCATTCCGATTTACCCGAGCACCGAGGTGTTGAAGCGCAACTTCCTGGATTCGCGCGGATTTCGTCGCATCATCCGGCCGGCGCTGGATCAGTATACCGAGCTGTTGCACGATCTGGTTCCGGCGGCAGTGGTCCAGGACGCCAAGCTGCTGCCGTTGGGGGAAGCGGTGCGGCAGGCGCATTATCCGGAGAGTTTCGAGAAGCAGCGCGCCGCGCGGCAGACACTGGCGCTGCGCGAGTTGCTGCTGTTTCAAATCCTGGTGGCCGATCGGCGCAACCGGATTGCCAAGCAGCACAAGGCGCACGAGATTCAGAAGCCGGATCAGTCGTTCGGCGCGTGGGTCAAGGGGTTGCCGTTTAGATTAACCAAGGCGCAGAATCGGGCAGTGGCGGAGATCTTCGAGGACCTGTACCGCCCGCATCCGATGCTTCGGCTGATGCAGGGGGATGTCGGCTCCGGTAAGACCGTCGTGGCGGCGATTGCGATGGCGCAGGTGGCGCGGTCGGGTTTCCAGGCAGCGATGATGGCGCCGACCGAAATCCTGGCGCAGCAGCATTACCAGACGGTGAATTCGCTCTTGCAGGGCAGCGGTCTGCGCATTGACCTGCTGACCGGATCGACGCCGAAGCCACAGCGCACGCAGGTGCTGCGCGGGCTGGCGTCGG
This region of Candidatus Zixiibacteriota bacterium genomic DNA includes:
- the recG gene encoding ATP-dependent DNA helicase RecG codes for the protein MAYSNNPADIAVTYLKGVGPKRAEALATVGITTVEDLLYYFPRKYLDRSTLLPIAQLQEGMPVTVMGRVVMQGLLRARKNYYEVVIQDDSGHLPLIWFNGIKFVEKRFKRDMTLSVSGTVTSFRGLQLVHPEVEIIFDTEEEARVHTGGIIPIYPSTEVLKRNFLDSRGFRRIIRPALDQYTELLHDLVPAAVVQDAKLLPLGEAVRQAHYPESFEKQRAARQTLALRELLLFQILVADRRNRIAKQHKAHEIQKPDQSFGAWVKGLPFRLTKAQNRAVAEIFEDLYRPHPMLRLMQGDVGSGKTVVAAIAMAQVARSGFQAAMMAPTEILAQQHYQTVNSLLQGSGLRIDLLTGSTPKPQRTQVLRGLASGESGLIVGTHALISEDVKYADLALVVVDEQHRFGVSQREALMAKGKSPDLLVMTATPIPRTLALTAYGDLDLTVIDELPAGRKPVRTALRTEGDRPKIYSFLREEVAKGNQVFIIYPLVEESLKLQLKAATKAFQELSEEVFPELPIGLVHGQMKRDERDEMMRRFTAGEIGILVATTVVEVGIDIPDATVILIEHAERFGLSQLHQLRGRVGRSDKKSYCILMTEMEPGSEAYQRLERFVESTDGFKIAELDLELRGPGDLLGVRQSGVPAFRVANLLTDLSLILTAREYADKLMHNELSLTDEERLRLKTFVKQQRERESTGGIS